GAAAAATCTTACGCTCATGAATTCCTTGATCTGTCAGCTTCAATTCAATTCTTTTATAGTGCATACTATCACCTCCTGAAATCACCTACATTATATCATGTTCTGGCAAATTTTCAAACAAAAGTGTCATTTCCAAAAGTCTTTCGTCGCCTCTAAAATCTCTTCTGTTGGTGTTACTGTGGCCTCAACAATGCTCTTGCCTGTCCTTTTCAGATAAGCTTGTATCAGATGATAGCCGTAAGCATAGCCCGCAGCATAGGGCATACCAACCGGAATTTGACCCTGTATCTTCGCGATTTCATCACCGTATAGATAAGGAGCCATTTCCGCCATCCCCGTTAGCTGAAGCTGACTGGAGATGATGGGCTTAATCTCTTCTAACTGCTCTGGACTGGTTGAAGTAACCCAAGGCCCAATGAGATCCTTACCATAGAGCTCAGCCGCAAAAGACTCTGCCAAGCCTTCACTGACTACCCAGTCTGCTAGTGTCGTCTGCTGATTCCATTTGACAAATTGAAAGCGGACATTGTGATTGCACTCATGAGCCAACGCAGCCTGCACACGTGGTAAAGTATAGTCATTTGGTAGCAGACTAAGCATGAGGTAGCCTGGAATTCCGCCATCTCCGCTATAACCCTTATTGAGCTGTAGCATAGGTTTTTCTGGATTGCCCAATAAAATAGTAAAATGGTAATCCTCAACCTCTAAGTCATAGCCAGCCTGCTCAAAAAGCCCAATACTCCTCTTGATGGTATCTTGACAATTTTGCCAGAGTTGAT
This genomic stretch from Streptococcus sp. 1643 harbors:
- a CDS encoding DUF2268 domain-containing protein gives rise to the protein MQINMIRSDKVYQEILELPLEKREGCFRAKILAPFATKYQTQHIPLKAKYPGGFDALFLLGFMNQLPSTLSEKDRPAIDALSSDQLWQNCQDTIKRSIGLFEQAGYDLEVEDYHFTILLGNPEKPMLQLNKGYSGDGGIPGYLMLSLLPNDYTLPRVQAALAHECNHNVRFQFVKWNQQTTLADWVVSEGLAESFAAELYGKDLIGPWVTSTSPEQLEEIKPIISSQLQLTGMAEMAPYLYGDEIAKIQGQIPVGMPYAAGYAYGYHLIQAYLKRTGKSIVEATVTPTEEILEATKDFWK